One window of the Leucobacter komagatae genome contains the following:
- a CDS encoding LCP family protein — protein MKFETDSGADDGRPAAPKRRSRRSRIALTVGALVVALIAIAAGAVGLFLNNLVNVFEGQVDVLTTSEAFPAEEGRPEPSSDGALNILLLASDSRGDVAEVAKDPEDTSATDQRSDVLMVVHLGADRSQVQVMSIMRDSFVEVPGHGKAKINAALSWGGTPLAVQTVEGLLGVRIDHVALIGFDGFAQMTDALGGVTVNVPEAFDEGGYRFTAGETTMGGDQALVFVRQRYAFADGDFQRVKNQQAFIRSLAENAVSRGTFTNPAKLSDLVTAVAQNLSVDPELTPQRMIDLGLSMRGLDPANIAYFTVPATGTGMEGDQSVVYLDEASLEQLRTALANDTVDEFLAARIGG, from the coding sequence GTGAAATTTGAAACCGATTCAGGGGCGGACGATGGCCGGCCCGCAGCCCCCAAGCGGCGAAGCCGCCGTTCGCGAATCGCGCTAACCGTCGGGGCTCTTGTCGTCGCGCTTATCGCGATCGCAGCCGGCGCAGTCGGCCTGTTCCTCAACAATCTCGTGAACGTGTTTGAGGGCCAGGTCGACGTGCTCACCACCTCCGAAGCGTTCCCCGCGGAGGAGGGGCGGCCCGAGCCGAGCAGCGATGGCGCGCTGAACATCCTGCTGCTCGCGTCCGACTCACGGGGCGACGTTGCAGAGGTGGCGAAAGACCCGGAGGACACGAGCGCCACGGACCAACGCTCGGACGTCTTAATGGTGGTGCACCTCGGCGCTGATCGCTCGCAGGTTCAGGTCATGTCGATCATGCGTGACAGCTTCGTCGAGGTGCCCGGTCACGGCAAGGCCAAGATCAACGCCGCCCTGTCGTGGGGAGGTACACCACTCGCGGTGCAGACCGTCGAGGGGCTCCTCGGGGTGCGGATCGATCACGTCGCGCTCATCGGCTTTGACGGGTTCGCGCAGATGACGGACGCGCTGGGCGGCGTGACCGTCAACGTGCCCGAAGCGTTCGACGAGGGCGGGTACAGGTTCACCGCGGGCGAGACGACGATGGGCGGAGACCAAGCGCTCGTGTTCGTGAGGCAGCGCTACGCATTTGCAGACGGCGACTTCCAGCGCGTCAAGAATCAGCAGGCGTTCATTCGCTCGCTCGCTGAGAACGCGGTGAGTCGCGGGACGTTTACGAACCCGGCGAAACTCAGCGACCTCGTCACCGCGGTGGCGCAGAACCTCTCAGTCGACCCCGAGCTCACGCCGCAGCGCATGATCGATCTCGGGCTGAGCATGCGTGGCCTCGACCCCGCAAACATCGCCTACTTCACGGTGCCCGCGACGGGCACGGGCATGGAGGGCGACCAGTCGGTTGTCTACCTTGATGAGGCGTCACTCGAGCAGTTGCGCACCGCGCTCGCGAACGACACGGTTGACGAGTTCCTCGCCGCACGCATCGGAGGGTGA
- a CDS encoding helix-turn-helix transcriptional regulator — protein MIAPEGRKYVRTATEGRPTGAKRPQPPQEFEATCHRETTVERVIQLVTGRTSVSVIGRHWVGRTAFLGQVASALHERGISPLRLHGIERAPSLEAFRLALRGASPVRRQEVLGSFELPSSMSQLLSDPPPVVLIDDVDALDEMSWVLIEHLHKSTGVPIVGTSELKHHIDPNERLLIRKAQPVVKIVLEELRLDEIHDLLEERLGGPVAPSLSGRIHIKSGGLPGFAIAFADTARSQGRLRKQGAVWHDGPDLWSEEVDGAFESLLFRYPYETREALEMLVITGPLTVEQAATLVGQDELEAMEGRGLVRLISAGDGTLVTVDPPGISDYFKHKNRSVRSLRLRARIEETLGAAQPFEAAEPLPPPRHFADVIPQPEVPLIARAFGDTFAADLTRTWAQWLEEPSVEHAIDAAKLRLTGESPSGELEQIFTHTRRTNSTPERKLYLRYLHARWLVLQEASFGDIEAALRGTSDLGLPAVIEALTIGFHAERFDITETALRRIEEIADGSELGGTVGGLVSVALHALSGRPAAALERLENLPQTGWVAEYAAPLRGMALLAAGNPREALEWASSQLALARGRFHRSSMITHSYVAVTALLTMNRSSDAVLAGSITASGQFRAANILFSPDQALSNALTLATRRNGRPGSVAALLERTRSYGGSSDALPMGARGFPTALIAEEELPPGTRPGEHYRQLADELQERGYNFSSAGLRMFALEADFDTVEAADQRPFIAAGMHDTIYLAYLDARQAQNGGDAHGVLEAARLMREQHANDPAFKNFTVAAQLFEEAGMEAEAMEVREEIASLMASDDPATNLAVAQVEANPSFTHRELEIIQLIARGMKNSQIAEVLHLSIRTVESHLRNIRRKSGASDRDEIAEFSRLR, from the coding sequence ATGATCGCGCCAGAGGGCCGCAAGTATGTACGCACCGCAACGGAGGGCCGCCCCACGGGTGCCAAACGCCCGCAACCGCCCCAGGAATTTGAGGCGACGTGCCACCGAGAAACCACGGTCGAGCGAGTCATCCAGCTCGTCACCGGGCGCACGTCGGTCTCCGTCATCGGGCGCCACTGGGTCGGCCGCACCGCATTCTTGGGCCAGGTTGCGTCCGCGCTGCACGAGCGCGGCATCTCACCGCTGCGGCTGCACGGAATTGAGCGCGCTCCCTCCCTCGAGGCGTTTCGTCTCGCCCTCCGGGGCGCGTCTCCCGTTCGACGACAGGAGGTGCTGGGAAGCTTCGAGCTTCCGAGTTCGATGTCCCAGCTGCTGAGCGACCCGCCACCCGTCGTGCTCATCGACGACGTCGATGCGCTCGACGAGATGTCGTGGGTACTTATTGAGCACCTGCACAAGTCGACGGGCGTGCCAATCGTTGGCACCTCGGAGCTGAAGCATCACATCGATCCGAACGAGCGGCTCCTCATCCGCAAGGCCCAACCCGTCGTCAAGATCGTCCTTGAGGAGCTTCGCCTCGACGAGATCCACGACCTGCTCGAAGAGCGCCTCGGCGGGCCCGTTGCGCCCTCACTGAGCGGCCGGATCCACATCAAGTCGGGCGGCCTTCCCGGCTTCGCGATCGCGTTTGCCGACACGGCGCGCAGCCAGGGCAGGCTGCGCAAGCAGGGGGCAGTCTGGCACGACGGCCCCGACCTCTGGTCTGAGGAGGTCGACGGCGCATTCGAGTCGCTTCTCTTCAGGTACCCTTACGAGACCCGCGAAGCCCTCGAGATGCTCGTTATCACGGGACCACTCACCGTCGAACAAGCTGCCACCCTCGTCGGGCAGGATGAGCTTGAGGCGATGGAGGGGCGCGGCCTGGTGCGCCTCATCTCTGCGGGCGACGGCACGCTCGTCACGGTTGACCCGCCAGGGATCAGCGACTACTTCAAGCACAAGAACCGTTCGGTGCGCAGCCTCCGCCTCCGGGCGCGCATCGAAGAAACGCTCGGGGCCGCCCAGCCGTTCGAGGCGGCCGAGCCGCTGCCCCCGCCGCGCCACTTCGCCGACGTCATCCCCCAGCCCGAGGTCCCGCTCATCGCCCGCGCATTCGGGGACACGTTCGCCGCCGACCTCACCCGCACCTGGGCCCAGTGGCTCGAGGAGCCGAGCGTGGAGCACGCGATCGATGCCGCGAAGCTGCGATTGACCGGTGAATCACCGAGCGGTGAACTCGAGCAGATTTTCACGCACACACGGCGCACCAACAGCACGCCCGAGCGGAAGCTCTACCTGCGCTATCTTCACGCCCGCTGGCTCGTGCTTCAGGAGGCTTCCTTCGGCGACATCGAAGCGGCGCTTCGGGGCACCAGCGACCTCGGCCTCCCCGCGGTGATCGAGGCGCTGACGATCGGTTTCCACGCCGAACGCTTCGACATCACCGAGACCGCACTGCGCCGCATAGAGGAGATCGCTGACGGGTCCGAGCTGGGCGGCACCGTCGGTGGCCTCGTCTCCGTTGCACTCCACGCGCTGAGCGGCCGCCCCGCGGCCGCGCTCGAACGGCTCGAGAACCTCCCCCAAACCGGCTGGGTCGCCGAGTACGCAGCCCCTCTTCGAGGGATGGCGCTGCTCGCTGCGGGAAACCCACGCGAGGCGCTCGAGTGGGCGTCATCCCAGCTCGCCCTCGCGCGGGGCAGGTTCCACCGATCCTCGATGATCACGCACTCTTACGTCGCGGTGACCGCCCTCCTCACGATGAATAGGTCGTCAGACGCGGTTCTCGCGGGGAGCATCACTGCGAGCGGTCAGTTCCGGGCCGCGAACATCCTCTTCTCACCGGACCAGGCGCTCTCGAACGCCCTCACCCTCGCCACCCGGCGAAACGGCCGCCCCGGGTCGGTCGCTGCCCTGCTTGAGCGCACACGCTCGTACGGTGGCAGCAGCGACGCCCTCCCCATGGGCGCACGCGGATTCCCTACCGCCCTCATCGCAGAGGAAGAGCTCCCACCGGGCACGAGGCCGGGCGAGCACTACAGGCAGCTCGCAGACGAGCTCCAGGAACGGGGCTACAACTTTTCGTCCGCCGGACTCAGGATGTTCGCGCTCGAGGCCGACTTCGATACCGTGGAGGCGGCAGACCAACGCCCCTTCATCGCGGCTGGCATGCACGACACGATCTACCTTGCATACCTTGACGCGCGCCAAGCCCAGAACGGGGGCGACGCACACGGCGTCCTCGAGGCGGCACGCCTCATGCGAGAACAGCACGCGAACGACCCCGCGTTCAAGAACTTTACGGTTGCCGCCCAGCTGTTCGAGGAGGCCGGGATGGAGGCGGAGGCAATGGAGGTGCGGGAGGAGATCGCGAGCCTCATGGCGTCGGATGACCCCGCGACCAACCTCGCAGTCGCCCAGGTAGAGGCAAACCCGAGCTTCACGCACCGCGAACTCGAGATTATCCAGCTCATCGCCCGCGGTATGAAGAACTCGCAGATCGCAGAAGTCTTGCACCTCTCGATTCGCACGGTGGAGTCACACTTGCGCAACATCCGCAGAAAGTCGGGCGCCTCCGATCGCGACGAGATCGCCGAGTTCTCACGCCTGCGGTAA
- a CDS encoding glycosyltransferase family 4 protein, with protein sequence MLTVAFFTHSARPSGAELLVARVAAAMTQVRPLVILGEHGPLEQILRERGIETLVVPLRAGEGARVRPWRYARGLAATLRGRNVDRVYTHSAKAHLLGGIAGRLARIPVISHAHDLLGAPAHGPLPSLALRTAFATLPSTRIANSTLTKQSAGWAARLAWATVACPIDTPEQAAPPSAERARAPGQPIRLLVLGRITEWKGQDLAIRALSTLRSAGHPVELDIAGDTQFPGDDEYLARLKQAVADLRLTPFVHFLGHVDRPDEIIRHADIVLHTSTRPEPFGQVIIESLAAGRPTVVAANAGAVELLTPGVDCETYPAGSASGLTLAIRRLIDEPMRRTTVGAAAIASASRFTTGRIVPEIENLLIATRK encoded by the coding sequence ATGCTCACCGTTGCTTTCTTCACCCACAGCGCCCGCCCATCCGGCGCCGAGCTGCTCGTCGCGCGAGTCGCCGCAGCAATGACGCAAGTGCGACCGCTCGTGATCCTTGGCGAGCACGGGCCGCTCGAACAGATCCTGCGCGAACGCGGTATCGAGACGCTGGTCGTGCCGCTTCGCGCCGGGGAGGGCGCTCGCGTGCGGCCCTGGAGGTACGCACGGGGCCTCGCCGCGACCCTCCGCGGGCGCAACGTCGACCGCGTCTACACCCACTCGGCCAAGGCCCACCTCCTTGGCGGTATCGCCGGCAGGCTGGCGCGCATCCCCGTCATCTCCCACGCCCACGACCTCCTGGGCGCGCCCGCCCACGGCCCCCTCCCCTCGCTCGCCCTCCGCACAGCCTTTGCCACGCTCCCATCCACCCGCATCGCGAACTCCACGCTCACCAAGCAGTCGGCCGGTTGGGCCGCGCGGCTCGCCTGGGCGACCGTCGCCTGCCCAATCGACACCCCCGAGCAAGCGGCGCCACCCAGCGCCGAGCGGGCCCGGGCGCCAGGCCAGCCGATCAGGCTGCTCGTGCTCGGCCGAATCACCGAATGGAAGGGGCAGGATCTCGCAATCAGGGCCCTCTCGACCCTCAGGTCCGCGGGCCACCCCGTCGAGCTCGACATCGCCGGCGACACCCAGTTCCCGGGGGACGACGAGTATCTCGCGCGGCTCAAACAAGCGGTCGCTGACCTGCGCCTCACCCCGTTCGTCCACTTCCTCGGGCACGTCGACAGGCCAGATGAAATCATTCGGCACGCAGACATTGTGCTGCACACGAGCACGCGCCCAGAGCCCTTCGGCCAGGTGATCATCGAGTCACTTGCCGCCGGGCGACCAACGGTCGTCGCTGCAAACGCCGGGGCCGTTGAACTCCTGACGCCAGGGGTCGACTGCGAGACCTACCCGGCGGGGAGCGCGAGCGGCCTCACCCTCGCCATCCGCCGCCTCATCGACGAGCCGATGCGCCGCACGACCGTTGGCGCGGCCGCGATCGCCAGCGCCTCTCGGTTCACCACCGGTCGCATTGTGCCGGAGATCGAAAACCTCCTCATAGCAACACGCAAATAA
- a CDS encoding Ig-like domain-containing protein: MSPASATVVEDSTPPAPVAETAEAAAAPAAAPIQGRLKGPFVIYQENGKYHMGIYPKSPGLNIVGQKGTSAFAEMVAAKDYTFPALGTSGEVRSESGLCLADVSTLSLRLESCNGSTTQRWNVDPYGLLTSYKNRGLIAHGSSGEVTPKAYYTSSKSRLVLELMGPETPPFDAKIDNTNNVQRSAVISGHGTPGATVTAGGQSATINKDGEWTLTVSGLALGENRVLVEHRENGAVTDSATLVIDFSVVAIDASVAFPADVSQRAVLSGTAHPGGEVTVWQGGSMIASAVADRTTGAFSTELPAPNAAGGQVYTLKQTVENQQAPGEVDVHADFGSAVSIETPVNNLIHNGGDLRFQGRGVAGGRVLLSEDGRPGVLEVATVGSNGIWSMTLPNVPNKNIRYSVEQTGRGANVTTAKVEINPGVTSEKLEVTTPAQGATLQPGTVIFKGTANAGANIELRSNLTGAVLGTAVAASDGTWTAQVNRPLGAGAYNILVHNGALQVARSFTVEAPAPVETLTVKSPAQGEVLLPGIVTFTGTANPGATIELRSNVSGGLLGSGTATAQGNWAVDVNRQLGAGDYVLVVKNGQVKVERAFTVRAAHVDAPLVVTAPAQNATVAPGKVTFAGTAEPGATVEIKSNITGALLGTGTANQAGSWVIDLNRQLGADNYSLRVVTGNQRVDRQFTVAAPPAEARLSVATPAEGSRVNPGVVIFTGTSNPGAKIELRSNVTGALLGETTASAAGSWSAAMTRPLAAGNYVVFVKNGAVQVDRAFTVAEPQVDKPLIVASPAQNATVNPGPVTFTGTANPGILVELRSNVNGLVLGSGTADASGYWTATTNQQLGVASYVIVVKAGNQEVQRAFQVR, from the coding sequence ATGAGCCCCGCCTCTGCGACAGTGGTCGAGGATTCCACTCCTCCCGCGCCGGTCGCCGAGACTGCAGAAGCCGCCGCTGCTCCGGCAGCAGCGCCCATTCAGGGTCGCCTCAAGGGCCCGTTCGTGATCTACCAAGAGAACGGCAAGTACCACATGGGGATCTACCCGAAGAGCCCCGGCCTGAACATCGTCGGACAGAAGGGCACCTCGGCATTCGCTGAGATGGTCGCTGCGAAGGACTACACCTTTCCCGCGCTCGGCACCTCTGGCGAGGTTCGCTCCGAGTCGGGGCTGTGTCTCGCGGACGTGAGCACGCTCAGCCTGCGCCTCGAGTCGTGCAACGGTTCGACAACTCAGCGGTGGAACGTTGACCCCTACGGGCTCCTGACCTCCTACAAGAACCGCGGCCTGATCGCTCACGGCTCATCGGGCGAGGTTACTCCCAAGGCGTACTACACGAGCTCGAAATCACGCCTCGTGCTCGAGCTGATGGGCCCCGAGACGCCACCGTTCGACGCGAAGATCGACAACACGAACAACGTGCAGCGTTCGGCTGTGATCTCCGGTCACGGCACCCCCGGCGCCACGGTGACCGCTGGCGGTCAGTCCGCCACGATCAACAAGGATGGCGAGTGGACCCTCACTGTCTCGGGCCTCGCGCTGGGCGAGAACCGCGTGCTCGTTGAGCACCGCGAGAACGGTGCCGTCACCGACTCGGCCACGCTGGTGATTGACTTCTCGGTCGTCGCGATTGACGCGAGCGTCGCGTTCCCGGCTGACGTCTCGCAGCGCGCTGTGCTCTCTGGCACCGCTCACCCGGGTGGCGAGGTCACCGTCTGGCAGGGCGGTTCGATGATCGCCAGCGCCGTGGCAGACCGCACTACCGGTGCGTTCTCGACCGAGCTCCCCGCCCCGAACGCGGCTGGCGGCCAAGTCTACACTTTGAAGCAGACCGTTGAGAACCAGCAGGCTCCCGGTGAGGTCGACGTTCACGCCGACTTCGGTAGCGCAGTCTCCATCGAGACCCCGGTGAACAACCTCATCCACAACGGCGGCGACCTGCGTTTCCAGGGCCGTGGCGTGGCCGGCGGCCGTGTGCTGCTGAGCGAGGACGGCCGCCCTGGCGTCCTCGAGGTTGCGACGGTTGGCTCGAACGGTATCTGGTCGATGACCCTGCCGAACGTTCCGAACAAGAACATCAGGTACTCGGTCGAGCAAACCGGCCGTGGCGCGAACGTCACGACTGCCAAGGTCGAGATCAACCCCGGCGTGACCAGCGAAAAGCTCGAGGTCACCACTCCCGCGCAGGGCGCCACGCTCCAGCCTGGCACCGTGATCTTCAAGGGAACGGCGAACGCTGGCGCGAACATTGAGCTCCGCTCGAACCTCACCGGTGCAGTGCTCGGCACGGCTGTTGCCGCCTCCGACGGCACCTGGACCGCGCAGGTGAACCGCCCGCTCGGTGCCGGCGCGTACAACATCCTCGTGCACAACGGTGCGCTGCAGGTTGCGCGTTCGTTCACGGTTGAGGCCCCGGCTCCGGTCGAGACGCTCACCGTGAAGAGCCCCGCCCAGGGCGAGGTGCTGCTCCCCGGTATCGTGACCTTCACTGGCACGGCAAACCCCGGTGCAACGATCGAACTGCGTTCGAACGTCTCGGGTGGCCTGCTCGGTTCGGGCACCGCTACGGCTCAGGGCAACTGGGCCGTTGACGTGAACCGCCAGCTGGGTGCTGGTGACTATGTGCTCGTTGTGAAGAACGGCCAGGTCAAGGTCGAGCGTGCGTTCACTGTTCGGGCCGCACACGTTGACGCACCCCTCGTGGTGACCGCACCCGCGCAGAACGCAACCGTTGCTCCGGGCAAGGTGACCTTCGCAGGTACCGCTGAGCCCGGCGCGACCGTTGAGATCAAGTCGAACATCACCGGCGCCCTTCTCGGCACCGGCACCGCGAACCAGGCAGGCAGCTGGGTCATCGACCTCAACCGCCAGCTCGGTGCTGATAACTACAGCCTGCGCGTCGTGACGGGCAACCAGCGAGTGGACCGCCAGTTCACCGTCGCAGCGCCGCCCGCAGAGGCACGCCTGAGCGTTGCCACCCCGGCAGAGGGCAGCCGCGTGAACCCCGGCGTCGTGATCTTCACCGGCACTTCGAACCCGGGCGCGAAGATCGAGCTCCGCTCGAACGTCACCGGTGCACTGCTCGGTGAGACCACCGCGTCAGCGGCTGGCAGCTGGTCGGCTGCGATGACCCGTCCGCTCGCCGCGGGCAACTACGTGGTCTTCGTGAAGAACGGTGCCGTGCAGGTCGACAGGGCGTTCACCGTGGCTGAGCCGCAGGTTGACAAGCCCCTGATCGTCGCATCCCCCGCACAGAACGCCACCGTGAACCCGGGCCCGGTTACCTTCACCGGTACCGCGAACCCCGGCATCCTCGTTGAGCTGCGCTCGAACGTCAACGGACTCGTCCTTGGCTCGGGCACGGCAGACGCATCGGGCTACTGGACCGCTACGACGAACCAGCAGCTTGGCGTTGCAAGCTACGTCATCGTGGTGAAGGCGGGTAACCAGGAAGTCCAGAGGGCATTCCAAGTTCGCTAG
- a CDS encoding glycosyltransferase family 2 protein, with protein MKGFEVSVAIVIPVGPDYGHLPEQLAALAGQEDPLEAGVEVVLSCNGSDQAEVERLTARVEWPANWRVRAIDSSERRGPSHARNAGWRSTAATFVVFCDADDLVGPTWLAGLVGELESAELASGVFDYKRLNPGGVGTWGEVGVASLPRKFRHLPFVPSGNLGAHRALLERLDGFDESFDRSEDVDFSWRAQYSGARVALAPGALLSVRRRESGDALFQQAREDAHFDVPLLHRHREHGALWSLRDLLREAAGVAVALVQAPFGGGYRAKLSTRSGRFIGHVLAAPQMLRG; from the coding sequence GTGAAGGGGTTCGAGGTGAGCGTCGCGATCGTGATCCCGGTCGGCCCAGACTACGGGCACCTGCCCGAGCAGCTCGCCGCGCTCGCGGGGCAAGAGGATCCTCTCGAGGCCGGGGTCGAGGTCGTACTGAGCTGCAACGGCTCTGACCAAGCAGAGGTCGAGCGGCTCACCGCGCGGGTGGAGTGGCCCGCCAACTGGCGTGTTCGCGCGATTGACTCCTCGGAACGCCGCGGCCCAAGTCACGCTCGCAACGCCGGCTGGCGGTCGACGGCGGCGACGTTCGTCGTCTTCTGCGACGCCGACGACCTTGTCGGCCCCACCTGGCTCGCGGGGCTCGTAGGCGAGCTCGAATCGGCCGAGCTGGCGAGCGGCGTCTTCGACTACAAGCGCCTCAACCCGGGCGGCGTCGGCACCTGGGGTGAGGTGGGCGTTGCCTCGCTGCCGCGAAAGTTTCGCCACCTGCCGTTCGTGCCGAGCGGCAACCTCGGGGCCCACCGGGCCCTGCTCGAGCGCCTTGACGGTTTCGACGAGTCGTTCGACCGCAGCGAAGACGTCGACTTCTCGTGGCGGGCCCAATACTCGGGCGCGCGGGTCGCGCTAGCGCCGGGGGCCCTGCTCTCCGTGCGCCGGCGAGAGTCAGGTGATGCGCTCTTTCAGCAGGCGCGGGAAGACGCGCACTTCGACGTCCCGCTCCTTCACCGCCACCGAGAACACGGAGCGCTGTGGTCGCTCCGAGACCTGCTCCGCGAAGCGGCCGGTGTGGCCGTCGCGCTCGTGCAAGCGCCGTTCGGCGGCGGGTACCGCGCCAAGCTGTCGACGCGCTCCGGCAGGTTCATCGGGCACGTCCTCGCGGCGCCGCAGATGCTCCGCGGATAG
- a CDS encoding Ig-like domain-containing protein, translating to MSQRQHKRRLVGAGLAATLAFTGLSVGVGPVFADSTAYAATGEGRLKGKFVVDHHNETRLGIMADAGDSSGSLVARVGSYSSARDAAGIYTFPKPGTTDVIRNEAGLCAVSGTPMKLATCNGSPEQLWNLTTAGILTSREGRGVQGYGFPGTDHSVMYAASNAPVPTSQLDLRDMTLEHPGFTALVESTDLPSRSAVLKGSANPGASVVINGTHEVRADSQGTWSFKVTGLKLGANQVFVEHYEGGTLTDSATVEVSLKAAEITASIDFAGDVFQSATVSGTAHPGATVEIWRAGTKVTTTTAHAVTGRFSTALRAPGAGGTQVYTVSQVVGGETAPGAIEVLGEYGSAVSIDTPANGQVHPGGPVTFQGRGVPGGSVQLQEKGKPGSVGSATVLSNGMWTIQVANVVKHNVTYVAEQTGRGANVTTATVELNPGITDEVLDVLTPAEGAELPEGTVTFTGKANPGATIELLSSHTGGVLGSTTARADGTWTATTNRALTAGQYVVTVKNGGLQVLRAFTVKAPVVLPLTVTAPAQNATLDAGKITFTGTATPHIRVELRSNVTSSLLGVATADANGNWSADITKNLGPDFYSIRVVAGTQNVDRQFTVQEKQTEGFLNVSSPAQNAVVDPGVVTFAGSANAGAAIELRSNVTGALLGSATANANGDWTADTNRALGTARYVIVVTNGTIRVERSFEVGEQPLQRPLSVSSPAQNATLTSGTVTFTGRAADNARVELRSNVTGSLLGVGTADASGNWSATITRTLAPDFYSVQVVSDGQRIDRQFTVKEKPAEGHLDVLTPAENGVVSPGPVTFTGTATPGAKVELRSNVTGILLGEGLANASGNWSATTFQQLGVAHYVILVKSGGLQIDRSFQVL from the coding sequence ATGTCGCAAAGACAACACAAACGCCGACTCGTTGGGGCCGGGCTGGCCGCAACGCTGGCGTTTACTGGGCTTTCCGTCGGAGTCGGGCCAGTATTCGCCGACAGCACGGCGTACGCCGCGACGGGCGAGGGCCGGCTCAAGGGCAAATTTGTCGTTGACCACCACAACGAGACCCGCCTCGGAATCATGGCTGACGCCGGTGACTCCTCTGGCTCGCTCGTGGCGCGAGTCGGGAGCTACTCAAGCGCGCGCGACGCGGCAGGTATCTACACCTTCCCGAAGCCCGGCACGACCGATGTCATCCGCAACGAGGCCGGCCTCTGCGCCGTCTCAGGGACCCCGATGAAGCTCGCAACCTGCAACGGGTCACCCGAGCAGCTCTGGAACCTCACGACCGCAGGCATCCTCACCTCGCGCGAAGGCCGCGGCGTGCAGGGCTACGGCTTCCCGGGCACAGACCACTCGGTCATGTACGCGGCGAGCAACGCCCCCGTGCCGACCTCACAGCTTGACCTGCGCGACATGACGCTCGAGCACCCGGGCTTCACGGCCTTGGTCGAGTCGACCGATCTGCCGTCGCGCTCCGCGGTGCTGAAGGGCAGCGCCAACCCGGGCGCCTCGGTCGTGATCAACGGCACCCACGAGGTGCGGGCCGACAGCCAGGGCACCTGGTCATTCAAGGTCACCGGCCTGAAGCTCGGCGCGAACCAGGTGTTCGTCGAGCACTACGAGGGCGGCACGCTCACCGACTCGGCAACCGTTGAGGTCTCGCTGAAGGCTGCGGAGATCACCGCAAGCATCGACTTCGCAGGCGACGTATTCCAGAGTGCCACCGTCTCCGGCACCGCACACCCCGGCGCCACCGTAGAGATCTGGCGCGCCGGCACCAAGGTCACCACTACGACGGCGCACGCTGTCACCGGCAGGTTCTCGACGGCGCTCCGCGCACCCGGCGCGGGCGGCACACAGGTCTACACCGTGAGCCAGGTCGTCGGCGGCGAGACCGCACCCGGCGCAATCGAGGTGCTCGGCGAGTACGGCAGCGCCGTCTCGATCGACACCCCGGCAAACGGCCAGGTCCACCCGGGTGGACCAGTCACGTTCCAGGGACGTGGCGTCCCGGGCGGCAGCGTCCAGCTCCAGGAGAAGGGCAAGCCCGGCAGCGTCGGAAGCGCGACAGTGCTCTCGAACGGCATGTGGACCATCCAGGTCGCAAACGTGGTGAAGCACAACGTCACCTACGTCGCCGAGCAGACCGGCCGTGGCGCGAACGTGACCACCGCGACCGTCGAGCTGAACCCCGGCATCACCGACGAGGTTCTCGACGTCCTCACACCCGCTGAGGGCGCCGAGCTGCCCGAGGGCACCGTCACCTTCACCGGCAAGGCCAACCCGGGCGCGACAATCGAGCTCCTCTCGAGCCACACCGGCGGCGTGCTCGGCTCGACGACGGCCCGCGCCGATGGCACGTGGACGGCGACGACCAACCGCGCACTCACGGCTGGCCAGTACGTCGTGACAGTGAAGAACGGCGGCCTGCAGGTGCTGCGCGCCTTCACCGTGAAGGCACCCGTTGTGCTCCCGCTCACCGTGACCGCACCCGCGCAGAACGCCACGCTCGATGCGGGGAAGATCACGTTCACGGGTACCGCAACGCCCCACATCCGCGTTGAGCTCCGCTCGAACGTCACGAGCTCGCTCCTCGGGGTTGCCACCGCAGACGCGAATGGCAACTGGAGCGCCGACATCACCAAGAATCTGGGCCCTGACTTCTACAGCATTCGTGTCGTTGCTGGCACGCAGAACGTCGACCGGCAGTTCACGGTGCAGGAGAAGCAGACCGAGGGCTTCCTGAACGTCTCCTCCCCCGCACAGAACGCTGTCGTCGACCCTGGCGTCGTGACCTTCGCGGGCTCCGCGAACGCGGGTGCAGCCATCGAACTGCGCTCGAACGTGACCGGCGCTCTGCTCGGCTCGGCAACCGCGAACGCGAACGGCGATTGGACCGCGGATACCAACCGGGCGCTCGGCACCGCTCGCTACGTCATCGTCGTCACCAACGGCACGATTCGTGTTGAGCGCTCGTTCGAGGTCGGCGAGCAGCCGCTTCAGCGCCCGCTGAGCGTAAGCTCGCCGGCACAGAACGCAACGCTGACCTCGGGCACGGTGACCTTCACCGGCAGGGCGGCAGACAACGCACGCGTCGAGCTTCGCTCGAACGTGACCGGCTCGCTCCTGGGCGTTGGCACCGCAGACGCTTCGGGCAATTGGAGCGCGACCATCACCCGCACGCTCGCACCTGATTTCTACAGCGTGCAGGTAGTGTCGGATGGACAGCGGATCGACCGCCAGTTCACCGTGAAAGAGAAGCCCGCCGAGGGCCACCTCGACGTGCTCACCCCGGCCGAGAACGGCGTGGTCTCCCCCGGGCCCGTCACGTTCACGGGCACGGCTACCCCGGGCGCTAAGGTCGAGCTGCGCTCGAACGTGACCGGCATCCTGCTCGGTGAGGGCCTCGCGAACGCATCGGGCAACTGGAGCGCGACCACGTTCCAGCAGCTTGGCGTCGCTCACTACGTCATCCTCGTGAAGTCGGGCGGCCTGCAGATCGACCGCTCCTTCCAGGTGCTGTAA